A genomic segment from Candidatus Brocadia sinica JPN1 encodes:
- a CDS encoding ABC transporter permease gives MYERIKRMLIKEFIQIFRDPKMKGMIFLTPIIQVLVFGYAVTTDVKHVTTAVYDLDNSVASRELVGRFVKSGYFDIVNYITNEDRDRRLIDRGKARVVLRMNKGFEDDLRAGRTAQLQVIVDGTDSNTAGVVLDYSARIVRQFSQKILITRFTRIKGPAQKPARVEMQTRAWFNENLESRNFYVPGVIAIIVMLITLMLTSMAVVREKEIGTMEQIMVTPITQTEFILGKTMPFAIIGIADVIVITLIGIFWFGVPIRGNLFILFIATALYLMTTLGIGLFISTVSKTQQEAMMSVFFFYFPAVLLSGFMFPIANMPVVVQWLTCLNPLRYFLVIIRGIFLKGVGPGILWPQMAALAVMGLATLWLASRRFRKTLA, from the coding sequence ATGTACGAACGCATCAAACGTATGCTCATCAAAGAATTCATCCAGATATTCCGCGACCCGAAGATGAAGGGTATGATCTTCCTGACGCCCATCATTCAGGTGCTTGTGTTCGGCTACGCCGTGACGACCGACGTCAAACACGTCACCACAGCGGTCTATGACCTGGACAACAGCGTGGCCAGTCGCGAGCTTGTGGGCCGGTTCGTGAAGTCAGGCTATTTCGACATCGTGAACTATATAACCAACGAAGACCGTGACCGTAGGTTAATTGACCGGGGTAAAGCCCGGGTTGTCCTTCGCATGAACAAGGGTTTTGAAGACGACCTGCGGGCAGGGCGGACAGCACAGCTTCAGGTAATTGTAGATGGAACCGACTCTAATACGGCAGGAGTCGTGCTTGATTACAGCGCCAGGATCGTCAGGCAGTTCTCGCAAAAAATTTTGATTACAAGATTCACCCGGATAAAAGGCCCAGCCCAGAAACCCGCACGTGTGGAGATGCAAACGCGCGCCTGGTTTAACGAAAACCTTGAGAGCCGCAACTTCTATGTGCCAGGTGTAATCGCCATCATCGTAATGCTCATCACCCTGATGCTTACCAGCATGGCAGTTGTGCGTGAGAAGGAGATTGGCACGATGGAACAAATTATGGTCACTCCGATTACACAGACGGAGTTCATACTCGGCAAGACCATGCCTTTTGCTATAATAGGTATCGCTGATGTAATCGTAATTACCCTGATTGGGATATTCTGGTTTGGGGTGCCGATCAGGGGAAATCTTTTCATACTCTTCATTGCCACAGCCCTCTATCTGATGACAACACTGGGTATAGGACTCTTCATTTCAACGGTCAGTAAAACCCAGCAGGAGGCTATGATGAGTGTCTTCTTCTTCTATTTCCCCGCGGTGCTCCTTTCGGGATTCATGTTTCCCATTGCCAATATGCCTGTAGTCGTCCAGTGGCTCACCTGCTTGAATCCATTGCGGTACTTCCTGGTGATCATCCGTGGCATCTTCCTCAAGGGAGTGGGGCCAGGCATTCTCTGGCCGCAAATGGCAGCGCTGGCCGTGATGGGCCTAGCCACATTATGGCTGGCATCGAGAAGATTTCGAAAGACCCTTGCATAA
- a CDS encoding ABC transporter substrate-binding protein: MVNHGKTIVFWSALIFIFSVSFRISVGIAKERITPPSRTHASENTVIIIRSQRIAAYNEAIKGFEEGCKGKNISIKAIYDLKGDIEECKRVIQTIKSEELKPRLIFAVGVLAATLAKEQFTDIPMIFCMVINHERFNLEGANVTGISSEASLEDQFAILKEILGTQKNVGVIYDPTKTGKIISEATAVAERFEFNLIKTEVLSEKEVAAALKNSIKGIDALWIVPDGTVVTKDSLDAIFKKTLKNRLPTFCTSSAIVKAGALISISPDYRYTGLQAAQLAQTLLRDPTTTSLGVKQPDKLTLTLNTQTAEIIEINLSSIKPRDDIVLYP; encoded by the coding sequence ATGGTAAATCATGGGAAGACCATAGTGTTTTGGTCTGCACTCATATTTATTTTTTCCGTGTCATTCCGGATTTCTGTGGGAATTGCCAAAGAAAGAATCACGCCGCCATCCAGGACTCATGCCAGTGAAAATACCGTCATCATAATTCGAAGCCAGCGAATTGCGGCTTATAACGAGGCAATTAAGGGTTTCGAGGAAGGCTGTAAAGGGAAAAATATCTCCATAAAGGCAATCTATGATTTAAAAGGGGATATTGAAGAATGTAAAAGGGTTATTCAAACTATCAAAAGCGAAGAACTCAAACCCCGACTTATCTTCGCTGTGGGTGTACTGGCAGCAACCCTCGCAAAAGAGCAATTTACCGATATCCCCATGATATTTTGCATGGTTATTAATCATGAGCGCTTTAATTTAGAGGGGGCTAACGTCACCGGTATTTCTTCAGAGGCATCGTTAGAAGACCAGTTTGCCATTCTCAAAGAGATCCTTGGCACACAGAAGAACGTGGGGGTTATTTATGACCCAACAAAAACCGGGAAAATTATCTCAGAAGCGACTGCCGTGGCGGAGAGATTTGAATTCAATCTTATCAAAACAGAGGTCTTGTCCGAAAAAGAGGTTGCAGCTGCATTAAAAAATAGTATCAAGGGAATTGATGCATTGTGGATAGTGCCTGACGGCACGGTAGTTACAAAAGATTCACTCGATGCGATCTTCAAAAAAACCCTGAAAAATCGTCTGCCGACTTTTTGTACTTCAAGCGCAATTGTTAAGGCAGGCGCCCTGATTTCTATTTCTCCGGATTACCGATACACGGGTCTGCAGGCTGCCCAACTGGCACAAACGTTGTTGCGCGACCCGACGACAACCTCATTAGGTGTTAAACAACCAGATAAATTAACATTAACCTTAAATACCCAAACGGCTGAGATAATCGAAATAAATCTGTCCTCGATTAAACCCCGCGACGATATAGTCTTGTATCCATAA
- a CDS encoding PAS domain-containing protein, with amino-acid sequence MNFFEEHYHSIFKRISSFAYDFRVESNGNLICECVTDTFVHVTGYTFEEVNVYGYWLSLVYPNDAPILAKQLDCLLSGQSNVSEFRIITKSDEIRWLRNYAHPAWGEAQGRVIRIYGTAQDITKQMQHDDRIKESESEYYTSLETANATV; translated from the coding sequence ATGAATTTTTTTGAAGAACATTATCATTCCATCTTTAAACGTATCTCCAGCTTTGCATATGACTTCCGGGTCGAATCCAACGGTAACCTTATATGTGAATGTGTCACTGATACCTTTGTTCATGTTACTGGATATACTTTTGAGGAGGTAAACGTCTATGGTTATTGGCTTAGCCTTGTATATCCGAATGATGCACCCATCCTTGCGAAGCAGCTTGATTGTTTGTTATCTGGCCAGTCTAATGTAAGCGAATTTCGTATCATTACGAAAAGTGATGAAATACGATGGCTACGCAATTACGCTCATCCAGCATGGGGAGAGGCACAAGGCCGCGTTATTCGCATCTATGGGACGGCACAGGATATCACAAAACAGATGCAACATGATGACCGCATTAAGGAATCTGAATCAGAGTATTACACGTCGCTTGAAACTGCAAACGCTACAGTATAA
- a CDS encoding helix-turn-helix domain-containing protein, producing MEKKNVVGHNIRKFRLKAGITQEELALTSGLSQGYINQLESGKRNYTQKSLELIANALSMPIIEFFRDENEEIPVVSEKEVSYRKKGPYKKDFIQILNDLPEYIVEHYLTLLKLEKELQTKNKGNIYKNR from the coding sequence ATGGAGAAAAAGAATGTCGTTGGACATAATATAAGGAAATTTAGATTAAAGGCCGGAATTACCCAGGAAGAACTTGCCCTGACGAGCGGGCTATCACAGGGTTATATAAACCAACTGGAGAGTGGCAAGAGAAACTATACGCAAAAGTCATTGGAGCTTATTGCAAACGCCTTATCAATGCCAATAATCGAGTTCTTCAGAGATGAAAATGAAGAGATTCCGGTTGTTTCAGAAAAGGAAGTCAGTTACCGAAAGAAAGGGCCATACAAAAAAGACTTTATCCAAATTTTGAATGATTTGCCGGAATACATCGTTGAACACTATCTTACCCTTTTGAAATTAGAAAAGGAATTACAAACGAAGAACAAAGGAAATATCTACAAAAACAGATAA
- the tnpC gene encoding IS66 family transposase, with amino-acid sequence MTRDEAIAILEMDREDAIQAILILAEKAENYDRLCDKPSPTTPSGMTPSYLKPAGKRKRRPCGRKHGHKGISRKRPEKITAYQTHTLKSCPDCHQPLQNPVRTYKRYIEDIPQIDPVVTEHTVHGSWCSCCRKIVQPTVTDALPNARLGLRLVVFTAWLHYLVGISINNIVKMVSVFFNFHISAGGLTQAWKSLATLLESRYNDIGQKVSASAVLHADETGWRLNGKTHWLWCFTTKTLCYYLITRNRGSPVIEKFLGRLFKGILICDFWGAYNKINALAKQRCFYHLFTELVKVDTYNRSIPWKAFRKKLSRVLKDALRLSEEKNHLSPECFLRLKKRLHYRLEQFLITPYQDKDAQRLIKRLNRHKEELFTFLEHEGVSPYNNHAEQQMRKPVLTRKVSQQNRSAQGANTQAILMTLLRSAELQGANPVENLLAIAKNALTVKTPSGLAYKIAC; translated from the coding sequence ATGACCAGGGATGAAGCCATAGCCATTTTAGAGATGGACAGAGAGGATGCGATTCAGGCCATCCTGATACTGGCCGAGAAAGCAGAGAACTATGACAGACTCTGCGATAAACCGAGTCCAACCACCCCGTCCGGCATGACACCCTCTTATCTCAAGCCCGCAGGCAAAAGGAAAAGACGGCCTTGTGGCAGGAAACACGGACATAAGGGGATTTCCCGGAAACGGCCGGAAAAAATAACTGCCTATCAGACACATACCCTCAAGAGTTGTCCTGATTGCCACCAGCCACTGCAAAATCCGGTAAGAACGTATAAGCGATACATCGAAGATATCCCACAGATTGATCCGGTCGTGACTGAACATACGGTTCATGGTTCCTGGTGTTCTTGTTGTAGAAAGATTGTCCAGCCTACGGTCACAGACGCGTTGCCAAATGCCCGACTCGGATTGCGCCTCGTTGTCTTTACCGCCTGGCTTCATTACTTAGTCGGCATAAGTATAAACAATATCGTAAAGATGGTTTCCGTATTTTTCAACTTTCACATAAGCGCCGGTGGTTTAACCCAGGCTTGGAAGTCCCTTGCAACACTCCTGGAATCACGGTATAACGATATTGGACAAAAAGTCTCCGCAAGTGCCGTTTTACACGCAGATGAAACAGGGTGGCGGTTGAACGGGAAAACCCATTGGTTGTGGTGTTTTACAACCAAAACCCTCTGCTACTACCTCATAACACGCAATCGGGGATCGCCTGTCATAGAAAAGTTCTTAGGCAGACTATTCAAGGGCATCCTGATTTGTGACTTCTGGGGCGCTTATAACAAGATAAACGCACTGGCAAAGCAGCGGTGTTTCTATCATCTGTTCACGGAACTGGTAAAAGTCGACACATACAATCGGTCAATTCCATGGAAAGCTTTCCGGAAAAAACTCTCTCGTGTGCTCAAAGACGCATTGCGGTTATCGGAGGAAAAGAACCATTTGAGTCCAGAATGCTTTCTTCGGTTGAAAAAGAGATTACATTATCGGCTTGAACAGTTTTTGATAACACCCTATCAGGATAAAGACGCACAAAGACTGATCAAACGTCTGAATCGCCATAAAGAGGAACTCTTTACGTTCCTGGAACATGAGGGCGTGAGTCCCTATAATAACCATGCTGAGCAACAGATGCGAAAGCCGGTATTGACTCGAAAGGTCTCACAACAAAATCGTTCTGCTCAAGGTGCGAATACCCAGGCTATCCTTATGACATTGCTTCGCTCTGCGGAATTACAAGGTGCTAATCCCGTTGAAAACCTTCTGGCAATTGCCAAAAACGCCCTGACGGTAAAAACGCCTTCTGGGTTGGCCTATAAAATCGCTTGTTAA
- a CDS encoding Druantia anti-phage system protein DruA, translated as MKPILFHYRSRELHADDIAFIKALTERHFLRGRSYISRELCKSWNWMQPNGKLKEYAARDLLLRLEEQGLVSLPPRIRPKNNLKPKVFDQIPLFVKRTLEGAITEYETPTIQVVRDHQERYLWGYLLYHYHYLGCPRLVGEHIRHIVHIGNQVVACLGWASAAWKVKDRDRFIGWDESTKRTHLHLIASNVRFLIPPWVMIKHLASKVLSLALRRLSHDWKSVYGHPVYLAETFVDTARFQGTCYQAANWIRVGKTQGNAKRGNRYQYHGQPKELYLYPLERNFRRFLAHDQG; from the coding sequence ATGAAGCCTATCCTATTCCACTACCGTTCACGAGAACTGCATGCAGACGATATAGCCTTTATCAAGGCTCTCACTGAGCGTCATTTTCTCAGAGGGCGAAGTTATATTTCCCGTGAACTCTGCAAGAGTTGGAACTGGATGCAGCCCAATGGCAAGTTGAAAGAATACGCAGCACGAGACCTCCTTCTGAGATTGGAAGAGCAGGGATTGGTTTCGCTTCCGCCACGCATACGGCCAAAAAACAATCTCAAACCTAAGGTCTTTGATCAGATACCCCTTTTCGTCAAAAGAACACTGGAAGGTGCCATCACCGAGTATGAAACCCCGACGATCCAGGTGGTAAGAGATCATCAAGAGAGGTACCTCTGGGGTTATCTCCTTTATCATTACCACTACCTCGGATGTCCCCGGCTTGTTGGCGAACACATCAGGCACATCGTACATATCGGCAACCAGGTCGTTGCCTGTCTTGGATGGGCAAGTGCCGCATGGAAGGTCAAAGACCGTGATCGTTTCATCGGATGGGATGAGTCTACCAAACGGACACACTTGCATTTGATTGCAAGTAACGTGCGATTTCTCATTCCACCCTGGGTTATGATCAAACACCTTGCATCCAAGGTATTATCCCTCGCCCTGAGGCGTTTGTCACATGACTGGAAATCCGTCTATGGCCATCCCGTGTATTTGGCTGAAACCTTTGTTGATACCGCACGGTTTCAAGGCACCTGCTACCAGGCAGCCAATTGGATTCGTGTTGGGAAAACCCAAGGGAATGCAAAACGGGGCAATCGCTATCAGTATCATGGACAGCCTAAGGAACTCTACCTCTATCCTCTTGAGAGAAACTTCCGGAGGTTTCTTGCTCATGACCAGGGATGA
- a CDS encoding ferritin family protein, translating to MREGYRSVLEFLEADFEIEEEQEHLYNQLATASHDAKVKETFQHLARAAKGHKDAIGRIIRDIESDNHDVCFYCLMCGWEISFGKMPSVGNEERCSLCCQKFALVDVDNDYEIKPLPQ from the coding sequence ATGAGAGAGGGATATAGGTCGGTATTGGAATTCTTAGAAGCGGATTTTGAGATAGAAGAAGAACAAGAACATTTGTATAACCAATTAGCCACTGCTTCTCATGATGCGAAGGTAAAAGAAACATTTCAACATCTGGCGAGAGCGGCCAAGGGGCACAAGGATGCTATTGGAAGAATTATTCGGGATATTGAATCAGATAATCACGATGTGTGTTTTTATTGTCTCATGTGTGGGTGGGAGATCAGTTTTGGAAAAATGCCCTCTGTAGGAAACGAAGAACGTTGTTCTTTGTGCTGTCAGAAATTTGCGCTGGTAGACGTGGATAATGATTATGAGATAAAGCCTCTTCCGCAATAA
- a CDS encoding ferritin family protein, with product MGETLKDIKSIALQMEMDGIKFYSDLASKTLHPMGKAMFRSFVEDEKSHLKRLRSLLSVRKENDQIKEKDAVHPKERLITIFRKMGEELKRKVTMNTNDIEAVKLAMGLEEKGIEFYEQASREASDVKDSEIYRFLAGEEKTHFSILKNTLEFLEKTELWEAENEGRIYDMWMNMVNKKV from the coding sequence ATGGGCGAGACTTTAAAGGATATAAAATCAATTGCACTTCAGATGGAAATGGATGGAATAAAGTTTTATAGCGATCTGGCGAGCAAGACCCTTCATCCTATGGGGAAGGCCATGTTCAGATCCTTTGTGGAAGATGAAAAATCGCATCTAAAAAGGCTCCGGTCTCTGTTGTCTGTTCGGAAGGAAAACGATCAAATAAAAGAAAAGGATGCAGTGCACCCCAAAGAAAGATTGATTACTATCTTTCGGAAGATGGGTGAAGAGTTGAAGAGAAAAGTTACTATGAATACGAACGACATAGAAGCTGTTAAGCTTGCCATGGGACTTGAGGAAAAAGGGATTGAGTTCTACGAACAGGCCTCCAGGGAAGCAAGTGATGTAAAGGATAGTGAAATCTATCGTTTCCTTGCCGGGGAGGAAAAAACACATTTTAGCATACTCAAGAATACTCTCGAGTTTTTGGAAAAAACTGAACTGTGGGAAGCCGAGAACGAGGGTCGTATCTACGATATGTGGATGAATATGGTGAACAAGAAAGTATGA
- a CDS encoding aspartate ammonia-lyase, whose amino-acid sequence MSDKKTGRFRVEKDYLGEMKVPAEAYYGVQTARAIENFPISGQTSQPVFTMAMVSIKKAAAMVNVELGCLDSKIGNMIILACDRLLNGEFQDQFLVDVYQAGAGTSHHMNVNEIIANIGIEMLGGIKGEYSIVHPNDHVNYGQSTNDVYPTAMRIAALQLSKKLIKNLHALVETLKQKAKSLDSVVKAGRTHLHDAVPIRVGQEFSGYTDSLLKATRGIERASESLKELGIGGSAVGTGINTHPEYAGRVIEKLRKIVNLDIKESKNRFEAMQSNAPFVELSGAMRTLAVELIRIANDIRLMNSGPNTGFAEIDLPAVQPGSSIMPGKVNPVIPEMMNMVCFSIMGNDLSIALAAQAGQFELNVMMPLIQYKLLDSIFILANAAKIFNEKCVSGLTVNEKKCQDYAMRSLGIATVLNPIIGYSKASEVVKESISTDKSVREIILENGFLSQEQLDQVLSPVSMTEPGIRKVGV is encoded by the coding sequence ATGAGCGATAAAAAGACCGGTAGATTCCGCGTAGAAAAAGATTATCTGGGCGAGATGAAAGTTCCTGCAGAGGCTTACTATGGGGTTCAAACCGCCAGGGCCATTGAGAATTTTCCCATCAGTGGCCAAACATCCCAGCCTGTATTCACGATGGCTATGGTCTCCATAAAAAAAGCTGCGGCTATGGTTAACGTAGAACTCGGTTGTCTCGATAGCAAGATTGGCAACATGATTATTCTGGCATGCGATCGTCTATTGAACGGTGAGTTTCAGGATCAATTTTTAGTGGATGTGTACCAGGCAGGAGCCGGGACATCCCATCATATGAACGTAAATGAAATTATTGCCAACATCGGAATTGAGATGTTAGGTGGGATAAAAGGGGAATATTCCATTGTGCATCCGAACGATCATGTTAATTATGGGCAGTCAACAAATGACGTCTATCCTACCGCCATGCGCATCGCAGCCCTACAGTTGTCTAAAAAACTCATAAAGAACTTACATGCCTTGGTGGAGACATTGAAACAGAAGGCAAAATCCTTAGATTCCGTTGTAAAGGCAGGCCGCACCCACCTTCATGATGCCGTACCTATCCGTGTAGGTCAGGAATTTTCCGGCTATACGGATTCTTTACTGAAGGCAACCAGAGGGATAGAAAGGGCAAGTGAATCGTTGAAGGAATTAGGAATCGGCGGAAGTGCTGTAGGTACAGGAATCAATACCCATCCGGAATATGCCGGCAGGGTCATTGAAAAACTGAGAAAGATCGTAAACCTGGATATTAAGGAGTCTAAGAATCGATTTGAGGCTATGCAAAGTAACGCACCGTTTGTCGAACTCTCTGGCGCCATGCGTACATTGGCTGTGGAACTTATTCGCATTGCCAACGACATAAGACTGATGAACTCCGGACCAAATACGGGATTTGCGGAGATTGACCTTCCGGCAGTACAGCCAGGGTCTTCTATCATGCCAGGGAAAGTGAATCCTGTTATTCCTGAGATGATGAATATGGTCTGTTTTTCGATTATGGGCAATGATTTATCGATAGCGTTGGCTGCCCAGGCTGGACAATTTGAGCTTAATGTCATGATGCCCTTGATCCAATACAAATTGCTTGATTCTATCTTTATCCTTGCCAATGCTGCAAAGATATTTAATGAAAAATGTGTCAGCGGCCTTACGGTGAATGAGAAAAAATGTCAGGATTACGCCATGCGGAGTCTCGGAATCGCCACTGTTTTGAATCCCATTATAGGCTATTCAAAGGCGTCCGAGGTTGTTAAGGAATCTATAAGTACCGATAAATCGGTGAGAGAAATTATTTTGGAAAATGGCTTCCTTTCCCAGGAACAACTAGATCAGGTATTGTCGCCGGTATCTATGACCGAACCTGGTATAAGGAAGGTGGGGGTATAA
- a CDS encoding cytochrome c: protein MRRKLSLNIVLSGLVGLAGAVGAVYPTKVFAGEGQPIAHAHEGGTHEDIKLPTKRLMIEIEKRMYNMLEGILVGNFPYVKQEAAAVAAKAGEINENFFPKNPAIDHWYMRSKDLDPKNIEAITKLKEEFNTYMKRIDSSVKEIQKAADAKDTEAAYAAFSGLVTKACFECHRKQRDVKK from the coding sequence ATGAGAAGGAAATTATCTTTAAACATTGTCTTATCAGGTTTAGTAGGACTGGCAGGAGCAGTGGGTGCTGTTTATCCTACCAAAGTGTTTGCGGGAGAGGGACAACCCATAGCTCATGCACATGAAGGTGGCACTCATGAAGATATTAAACTACCTACCAAGAGGTTAATGATAGAAATTGAAAAACGAATGTATAATATGCTTGAAGGGATTTTGGTGGGTAATTTTCCCTATGTAAAACAGGAGGCGGCCGCTGTTGCAGCAAAAGCAGGTGAGATAAACGAAAATTTCTTTCCCAAAAATCCTGCTATTGATCATTGGTATATGCGATCGAAAGATTTGGATCCAAAGAATATAGAGGCAATTACCAAATTAAAAGAAGAATTTAATACCTATATGAAAAGAATAGATTCATCCGTAAAGGAAATTCAAAAAGCCGCTGATGCAAAAGATACTGAAGCGGCGTACGCGGCTTTTAGCGGTTTGGTTACAAAGGCGTGTTTCGAATGCCATAGAAAACAACGTGATGTAAAGAAATAA
- a CDS encoding cytochrome c: MKRSAFLIVSLFGVSMVGLTNAIYPCAAIATEEKVLSHEKVTEPTKVLMNDIANRMDNILDGILAGSFKYVAQEAGAIVDQSYMISKTFFPAEPRENLWFKRAKIDPNDKERITKLREEFDVYLKGIASSALEIQKAANTSDQKATFKAFTSMIEKTCFECHEGLRDKMIPIENR; the protein is encoded by the coding sequence GTGAAAAGGTCAGCATTTTTAATTGTCAGTTTATTTGGTGTGAGTATGGTAGGATTAACAAATGCCATCTATCCTTGTGCAGCCATTGCAACTGAAGAAAAGGTACTCTCCCATGAAAAAGTTACGGAACCTACAAAGGTGTTAATGAATGACATAGCGAATCGGATGGACAATATACTCGATGGAATATTGGCAGGTAGTTTTAAATATGTTGCGCAAGAGGCGGGCGCTATCGTAGATCAAAGTTATATGATAAGCAAGACATTCTTTCCTGCTGAGCCCAGGGAAAACTTATGGTTTAAGCGGGCCAAAATAGATCCAAATGATAAAGAGAGGATTACAAAGCTGAGAGAAGAATTTGATGTCTACCTAAAAGGAATAGCATCGTCAGCGCTGGAAATTCAAAAAGCCGCTAATACAAGCGATCAGAAAGCAACTTTCAAAGCCTTCACCAGCATGATTGAAAAGACCTGTTTTGAATGTCACGAAGGGCTCCGGGATAAAATGATACCCATTGAAAACCGATAG
- the rd gene encoding rubredoxin, protein MSKWECRVCGYVYDPERGDPDNGVKPGTPFENLPEDWVCPSCGASKDSFDKLD, encoded by the coding sequence ATGTCAAAGTGGGAATGTCGGGTATGCGGTTATGTATACGATCCGGAAAGGGGAGATCCAGATAATGGTGTAAAACCTGGGACACCTTTTGAGAATTTACCAGAAGATTGGGTTTGCCCATCCTGTGGTGCAAGTAAAGATTCATTTGATAAGCTTGATTAA
- the trxB gene encoding thioredoxin-disulfide reductase, which yields MNKDYDVIIVGGGPAALAAAVYTCRALLKTVIFEKKYLGGQLVGTELIENYPGFPEVISGVDLTQRMEAQAKRFGAEIRYEEVLKLGIENGLKIVTTDANTYASHAVILAAGADPKKLDVPGEKEFYGKGVSYCATCDGAFFRDKDVVVIGGGDSAITEGIFLTKYAKTVQIIHRRNEFRATKIYLDEAFSNPKIKVTLDTVIESIHGTEKVEGVVTQNVLTKEKKDIPCQGVFIFVGSVPNTGFLGNLLCVDTGCHIETNIHMETAIEGLYAVGDIRKNSYRQIATAVGEGVTAAIASEHKLAELKALSKVKK from the coding sequence GTGAATAAAGACTACGATGTGATTATCGTTGGAGGAGGGCCGGCAGCCCTTGCGGCGGCTGTTTATACCTGCCGTGCTTTACTGAAGACTGTAATCTTTGAAAAAAAATATTTGGGCGGACAGTTAGTCGGTACCGAATTGATTGAGAATTATCCGGGGTTTCCTGAAGTTATTAGCGGCGTTGATTTAACACAACGCATGGAGGCGCAGGCGAAACGGTTCGGAGCAGAAATTCGGTATGAAGAGGTCTTGAAATTAGGGATAGAAAACGGCTTAAAGATTGTAACGACCGATGCCAATACGTATGCAAGCCATGCGGTGATTTTGGCTGCCGGTGCGGACCCGAAAAAATTGGATGTGCCTGGTGAAAAGGAGTTTTATGGTAAAGGAGTTAGTTATTGCGCAACCTGTGATGGGGCTTTTTTTAGAGATAAAGATGTGGTGGTGATCGGCGGTGGCGATTCCGCTATTACTGAGGGTATCTTTTTGACCAAATATGCCAAAACCGTACAGATAATACACAGGAGGAATGAATTCAGGGCCACAAAAATTTATCTGGATGAAGCCTTCTCAAATCCAAAGATAAAAGTTACACTCGATACAGTAATTGAAAGTATTCACGGGACGGAAAAGGTCGAAGGAGTTGTTACTCAAAATGTTTTGACAAAGGAAAAAAAGGATATCCCATGTCAAGGTGTTTTTATATTTGTCGGAAGTGTGCCGAATACCGGCTTTTTAGGCAATTTGTTATGTGTGGATACGGGGTGCCATATTGAAACAAATATCCATATGGAGACTGCTATTGAGGGATTGTATGCAGTTGGTGATATTCGGAAAAATTCTTACCGGCAAATTGCAACTGCAGTGGGAGAAGGAGTTACGGCAGCTATTGCATCAGAACATAAGCTTGCTGAGTTAAAAGCATTGAGTAAAGTAAAAAAATAA
- a CDS encoding ferritin-like domain-containing protein, whose translation MDLNEIVKQAAQQEDKAYKFYMDALKYVKDEPSRIWLKELANEELKHKELLEHFDPSKIKKFKPSKIQDLHIAEYLVDKDISEIKSFQDVLIVAMKKEQKSYNFYVSMAKSADNPDMKKLCKMLAQEELKHKHKLELYYDDNVYQWD comes from the coding sequence ATGGATTTAAATGAAATTGTTAAACAGGCTGCGCAACAAGAAGATAAGGCGTATAAATTTTATATGGATGCATTAAAATATGTAAAGGACGAGCCATCAAGGATATGGCTAAAGGAACTTGCTAATGAAGAACTGAAACATAAGGAGTTGTTGGAGCATTTTGATCCTTCCAAGATCAAAAAATTTAAACCAAGTAAGATTCAAGATCTTCATATAGCGGAGTACCTGGTTGATAAAGATATTTCTGAGATAAAAAGTTTTCAGGATGTGCTGATTGTTGCGATGAAAAAAGAACAAAAGTCCTATAACTTTTACGTTAGTATGGCCAAGTCTGCTGATAATCCTGATATGAAAAAACTGTGCAAAATGTTAGCACAGGAAGAATTGAAACACAAACACAAGCTCGAACTGTATTACGATGATAACGTATATCAATGGGATTAG